ATGACTCGGCTGGCGGTCAAATGGGGCCGCGTGAACTCTTCGGTTGCGGCGACTTGTCCGTACAGGCCGACCTTTTGTTTCAGGTACCGTCGCAGGTTCAGCCCCGGCGACGGCGTGACGAACTGGAGCACGTTGCCATCTTCGTCGGTTAGGGCAAACGGCGGCGTGTAGCGAGCCGAGTTGCGGGACGAGGTCGCTCGCTTGATCACCGGCATCAACCAACCTTCGCCGTCATACTGAGCGTCGCTGTCGCCGACGAACACGCCAGTACCGATGGCGCTCACCTGTTTTTTCGCGTCCTCGCTGATCGTCACCGAAGCGACCGCGGCCGCCGGCTTGTCGATCGGCATCGTCGTTTCGATGCGTGCCGCTTGCCGCTTGCGGGCCTGCAGCTGCGAGAACTCTTCGATCTTCTCGGCGATCACCAGCGCTTCGCCGCGCTCTAGCGGCGTGGCCCCGGTGAAACGCAACTGCTGCGCGGCCGCTTTCAGTGAACTGAGGTTCCATTGATCAATTGGCAGGGCCACCGTCTTGGTCAGCTCCGCTTCCAGCCACTGCATCGCGGCCGAAAAGTCGCCGCCAAAGTTGGGCATCGTCGCCGGGGCGGCGGTTGTCTGCGAACCTGGGATCATCGCCACGGCGCTCGCCTTGGCGTGATTCAGCGGCCCCGGCGGCAGTGACGGCGTCACCGGGATCTGGTTGTTTTGCTTGGCGATCCGCATGATCGGAAAGGTGCTATTACGAACCGGCTCTGGCTCAGCATCGTCGAGCGTCCAAGGGGAATCGCCGGAGCGCTGGCTCCAGCCCCCGGCTGATAGGTTCATCTTGGCGTCCGGCGTTGTGGTGGCGGTCGCGGCCTCGCTGGGCAGTTCCGACGCCAGCTTGGCAGTCTCGGCCTGGATCCAGCGAAACTCGCCAGCCGGCGGCGCGATCTTGATCCACTTTTCGACCTGGCCCGTCTCGGCGTTCAGCGACTGCCCGCTGCCGAGCTTCTGGACGATCTCTCCCCGCATCAGTCGTACGTGGGCGGCGTCGCGTCGCTCTTCCAAGCGGCTGCCGATAAAGCAGGGCGCCTGATCGCGGGACGCTTCTAATAGGTTCGGTTTGTCGGTCGGGATCAACGCGTCGTTTAGCACCCAGCTAAAGCTGCCGTGCGGGGGACGAATCGCCAGCCAGCCATTTTCGGCCTGGTCGTAAATCTCAATCTCGGCGCCTTCCTCCAGGAAGTCGCAGACGTAATAGTCTTCGCCAGGGCCGCTGTATATGTCGGAGACCTTCGCCACGATTACCGCGCGCTGCGGCTGCTGCGCCGCGGCAGTTGCCACGACCAAAACGGACGCCAAAAGCGAAAACGTGACGCGATCAAGTTGTCGTATCATCAAACCGGCCCAACTACCGCAGTTTCCCCCCTGCGTAGATGCATTGTGGGGAATACCCAATTTGCCGGCGCGGTTCAAGGTCGATCGGGCGACGGCGGGGCCGCGCGGCGACGCTCGGGTACACGTTGGGGTGAATGACGAATCACGAATGTCTAACGTTTGGATTCACTGGACCGGACGATTTCCTTTTTTCGTAGGGTGCGTCGGGACGCACCGGGAACCTGTTGGTGTGGCTGGCATTGCTAACGCGTGGAAATGCAATGGCGCCAACGGTTTACGTCTCCTTCTTGTTTCGAGGTAGCGCGACTGGACCGGACTGTTTCGTTTTTTTCTCGCGGCAGTGGACTCGATCGCTTCTTTTTTGTGTCCTGTCGAAAGCCAGACGCATCAATATTTGCTGATGAACACTGGACCACTGGTTTCGTTTTTTTCTGCAGCGAAGTGGACTGGACCGATCTTATTTTTCTGGGCTGGGGCATCGCGACGCACCCGACCGATTGGGAACAGGGACTGGACTGGACCACAACGTTTTTTTTTGAACGTCGGTCGCTTTGCCTCCGAACCAAAAGTGGACTCCGTTCTGCAAATTTTTTCCCGGCGTAGGGTCCGCTGTGCGGACCAGGGAAGTGCCGATTGGTTAGGCCAAGTCGAACGCGCTTCCCCCGTCCGCACAGCGGACCCTACGGCGTTTACCGAATCGACCAGAATTCCGTGCGCTTTGTCAAGCAAAAGAAAGAAGGGGCCGCGGTTGCGGCCCCTGGGGGAATTCTTATTTGGCAGTTTCGGTCGTCCGCTGAATTTGCAGCCACATTCCCTCGGCCTGCGCCTCGCGCTTAGCAGTCCGTTGATTTTCTCGACGGACTGCGTGATCGCACGGATGCGATCCCGAAATAACGACGTAAGTCGTTATTTTGCGAGCCGCGAAGAGCTATGCTCTGAGCCTGGCGAGGTTGGAAGATGCCACGATGGCATTTTTCAACAGGCAGGTGGTGTTCGATGAAAAATTTCCGCTTTCGCGAGCCTTGGCTCGCCTACTTTCCTTCCAGCAGCGTCTTGGCCATGTTGATCGCCGTCGTCTGACCCGACGGGGCCGACTGCAGGTTACACAGGACGATCATCGTCAGGCCGCTTTCGGGATCATGTCCCATGAACGACTGGTAGCCGGGAAGCGAGCCGTCATGCCCCAGCATCGGGCCCAGCTTCGCAATCCCCAGGCCATAGCTGGCGCTCTGCGGGTTGCCTGGCTCATTGGGCTGTAGGCTCGCCAGCTGCTTATTGTGCAGTTCTTCTGAGCAGAGCTTGCCGCCGACCAGCGCTTCGACGTAGGTCGCCAAGTCCTGGGCGGTCGAGATCCCGGCGCCAGCAGCCCAGCCCCAGGATGGGTTGTCGTTGGTGTGATCGCTCGGCAGCAACTTACCGGCCAGAGCCGCTTGTTGGTCCGCTTCGCTCAGGTCGGGGTTTTCGTTGGTGCCGAACAAATAGCCCCGCGAGTAAGGCGCCGGCATCTGGTTGTCGGTCCGGGCGGGAAACGACGTGCGAGTCAATTTCAGCGGCGCAAAGATCCGCTGCTGGAGAACGTCCTCCAGCGGCTTGCCGGTCAGCTTTTCGGCGATCACGCCCAGCATCACGGTG
This sequence is a window from Blastopirellula retiformator. Protein-coding genes within it:
- a CDS encoding serine hydrolase domain-containing protein: MRNVRLHSLVIAPLVLCATCATAFGQWPVDEAKVNATVERLMQENAIPGAVVLFRKGDQEWTKAYGISDLKTKAPMETDMAFRIGSNTKTMTGTVILQLIDEGKLKLDDMVSKFFPDVPRADEITIADLLSMRSGIPTYSELKSFNRLMDQEPKRVFKPQELIEIGSEQKPLFKPGTGYDYSNTNTVMLGVIAEKLTGKPLEDVLQQRIFAPLKLTRTSFPARTDNQMPAPYSRGYLFGTNENPDLSEADQQAALAGKLLPSDHTNDNPSWGWAAGAGISTAQDLATYVEALVGGKLCSEELHNKQLASLQPNEPGNPQSASYGLGIAKLGPMLGHDGSLPGYQSFMGHDPESGLTMIVLCNLQSAPSGQTTAINMAKTLLEGK
- a CDS encoding SH3 domain-containing protein, with protein sequence MATAAAQQPQRAVIVAKVSDIYSGPGEDYYVCDFLEEGAEIEIYDQAENGWLAIRPPHGSFSWVLNDALIPTDKPNLLEASRDQAPCFIGSRLEERRDAAHVRLMRGEIVQKLGSGQSLNAETGQVEKWIKIAPPAGEFRWIQAETAKLASELPSEAATATTTPDAKMNLSAGGWSQRSGDSPWTLDDAEPEPVRNSTFPIMRIAKQNNQIPVTPSLPPGPLNHAKASAVAMIPGSQTTAAPATMPNFGGDFSAAMQWLEAELTKTVALPIDQWNLSSLKAAAQQLRFTGATPLERGEALVIAEKIEEFSQLQARKRQAARIETTMPIDKPAAAVASVTISEDAKKQVSAIGTGVFVGDSDAQYDGEGWLMPVIKRATSSRNSARYTPPFALTDEDGNVLQFVTPSPGLNLRRYLKQKVGLYGQVAATEEFTRPHLTASRVIVLSRHEKANVETK